Below is a window of Procambarus clarkii isolate CNS0578487 chromosome 43, FALCON_Pclarkii_2.0, whole genome shotgun sequence DNA.
GGGAAACAGAGGAAAGTCTTAGAACATATGTAATACCATATTTTTCACCCGAGGTTACCATTAACCACATAACGTCTGCAGCACATGCGAAACAACTTGCATATGTTCAAGTAGCCTTCAGGAACTTAGACAAAGAAGTCTAGAGAACATTATATAGTCTATATACGCCCGCTCATAGACTATTACAAATTAATATGGACACTTTCGGAAAAAGGCGAAATATTGAAGACATGTTAATAATGAATAGGATATTGAGGGGAACCGACAGAGCGAACAAAGCTTCGATGTTCAAAATGAGAATCGGATGGACAGATATTCATTTGGAACGTCGCGACATAGATGAGACGGAGAGAGGTCAGGGTAAACTTTTTCAGTCAAAGATTGGCAACCAAATGAAATGGCGTAAAGAAGAGATCAGTGAGGAGAATAGAATAAGAAACTGCAACAGGAAATACTAAGATGATTAAGTCATCGCATTAGCTGACAAGAGGCTGGAAAGCCGGGTTAAAATGTCtaggggaacacacacacacacacacacacacacacacacacacacacgcacacaaacacacacacacgcacacacacacaaacacacacacgcacacacacacacacagacacgcacacacacacacacacacacacgcacacacacacacacacacacacacacacacacacacacacacacacacacacacacacacacacacacacacacacacacacacacacacacacacacaaacaccttaaGCAAACTAATATTCTTCCCTGCTACAATACGCAGAGCAAACACTGTTAGACTATTATTGGGGAGCGTCTCCAGGCACCGTCCCGTGTCCCTCCCGTcccctgtgtgtccctcccgtcctgtgtgtccctcccgtcccctGTGTCCCTCCCGTctcctgtgtgtccctcccgtcctgtgtgtccctcccgtcctgtgtgtccctcccgtcccctgtgtccctcccgtcctgtgtgtccctcccgtcccctgtgtccctcccgtcctgtgtgtccctcccgtcccctGTGTCCCTCCCGTctcctgtgtgtccctcccgtcctgtgtgtcactcccgtcctgtgtgtccctcccgtcccctGTGTCCCTCCCGTctcctgtgtgtccctcccgtcctgtgtgtccctcccgtcctgtgtgtccctcccgtcccctgtgtccctcccgtcctgtgtgtccctcccgtcctgtgtgtccctcccgtctcctgtgtgtccctcccgtcctgtgtgtccctcccgtcctgtgtgtccctcccgtcccctgtgtgtccctcccgtcccctgtgtgtccctcccgtcccctgtgtgtgtccctcccgtcctgtgtgtccctcccgtcccctgtgtccctcccgtcccctgtgtccctcccgtcccgtgtgtccctcccgtcccctgtgtcccctcccgtcccctgtgtgtccctcccgtcccctgtgtgtccctcccgtcctgtgtgtccctcccgtcctgtgtgtccctcccgtcctgtgtgtccctcccgtcccctgtgtgtccctcccgtcccctgtgtgtccctcccgtcccctgtgtgtcccctcccgtcccctgtgtgtccctcccgccctgtgtgtccctcccgtcccctgtgtgtccctcccgtcctgtgtgtccctcccgtcccctgtgtgtccctcccgtcccctgtgtgtccctcccgtcccctgtgtgtccctcccgtcccctgtgtccctcccgtcccctgtgtgtccctcccgtcccctgtgtgtccctcccgtcctgtgtgtccctcccgtcctgtgtgtccctcccgtcccctgtgtgtgtccctcccgtcctgtgtgtccctcccgtcctgtgtgtccctcccgtcctGTGTGCCCTCCCGTcatgtgtgtccctcccgtcctgtgtgtccctcccgtcctgtgtgtccctcccgtcctgtgtgtccctcccgtccgtgtccctcccgtcctgtgtgtccctcccgtcctgtgtgtccctcccgtcctgtgtgtccctcccgtctgtgtgtccctcccgtcctgtgtgtccctcccgtcccTGTGTCCCTCCCGTCCTGTGTGCCCTCCCGTCCCGTGTCCCTCCCGTCCTGTGtgtccctctgtcctgtgtgtccctcccgtcctgtgtgtccctcccgtcccctGTGTCCCTCCCGCCCCTGTGTCCTCCCGTCCCGTGTCCCTCCCgtcctgtgtgtccctcccgtcctgtgtgtccctcccgtcctGTGTGTCCNNNNNNNNNNNNNNNNNNNNNNNNNNNNNNNNNNNNNNNNNNNNNNNNNNNNNNNNNNNNNNNNNNNNNNNNNNNNNNNNNNNNNNNNNNNNNNNNNNNNNNNNNNNNNNNNNNNNNNNNNNNNNNNNNNNNNNNNNNNNNNNNNNNNNNNNNNNNNNNNNNNNNNNNNNNNNNNNNNNNNNNNNNNNNNNNNNNNNNNNNNNNNNNNNNNNNNNNNNNNNNNNNNNNNNNNNNNNNNNNNNNNNNNNNNNNNNNNNNNNNNNNNNNNNNNNNNNNNNNNNNNNNNNNNNNNNNNNNNNNNNNNNNNNNNNNNNNNNNNNNNNNNNNNNNNNNNNNNNNNNNNNNNNNNNNNNNNNNNNNNNNNNNNNNNNNNNNNNNNNNNNNNNNNNNNNNNNNNNNNNNNNNNNNNNNNNNNNNNNNNNNNNNNNNNNNNNNNNNNNNNNNNNNNNNNNNNNNNNNNNNNNNNNNNNNNNNNNNNNNNNNNNNNNNNNNNNNNNNNNTCCCGTCCGTGTGTCCTCCCgtcctgtgtgtccctcccgtccctgtgtgtccctcccgtcctgtgtgtccctcccgtcctggtgtccctcccgtcctgtgtgtccctcccgtcctgtgtgtcccttccgtccctgtgtgtccctcccgtcccctgtgtgtccctcccgtcccgtgtgtccctcccgtcccctgtgtgtgtccctcccgtcctgtgtgtccctcccgtcccctgtgtgtccctcccgtcccctgtgtgtccctcccgtcctgtgtgtccctcccgtcctgtgtccctcccgtcctgtgtgtccctcccgtcctGTGTCCCTTCCgtcctgtgtgtccctcccgtcccccgtgtgtgtccctcccgtcctgtgtgtccctcccgtcccctgtgtgtccctcccgtcccctgtgtgtgtccctcccgtcccCCGTGTGTGTCCCTCCAGTCTtctgtgtgtccctcccgtcccctgtgtgtccctcccgtcccctgtgtgtgtccctcccgtccgctgtgtgtgtccctcccgtcccctgtgtgtgtccctcccgttccctgtgtgtgtccctcccgtcccctgtgtgtccctcccgtcccctgtgtgtctctcccgtcctgtgtgtccctcccgtcccctgtgtgtccctcccgtcccGTGTGTTCCTCCCGTCccctgtgtgtgtccctcccgtcccctgtgtgtccctcccgtcccctgtgtgtgtccctcccgtcctgtgtgtccctcccgtcccctgtgtgtccctcccgtcctgtgtgtccctcccgtcccctgtgtgtccctcccgtcctgtgtgtccctcccgtcctGTGTGTCCCTCTCGTcccctgtgtgtccctcccgtcccctgtgtgtgtccctcccgtcacctgtgtgtgtccctcccgtcccctgtgtgtccctcccgtcccctgtgtgtgtccctcccgtcccctGTGTGTTCCTCCCGTcccctgtgtgtccctcccgtcccgtgtgtgtccctcccgtcccctgtgtgtgtccctcccgtcttgtgtgtccctcccgtcccctgtgtgtccctcccgtcccctgtgtgtccctcccgtcctgtgtgtccctcccgtcctGTGTCCCTTCCgtcctgtgtgtccctcccgtcccccgtgtgtgtccctcccgtcctgtgtgtccctcccgtcccctgtgtgtccctcccgtcccctgtgtgtgtccctcccgtcccCCGTGAGTGTCCCTCCAGTCTtctgtgtgtccctcccgtcccctgtgtgtccctcccgtcccctgtgtgtgtccctcccgtccgctgtgtgtgtccctcccgtcccctgtgtgtgtccctcccgttccctgtgtgtgtccctcccgtcccctgtgtgtctctcccgtcctgtgtgtccctcccgtcccctgtgtgtccctcccgtcccGTGTGTTCCTCCCGTCccctgtgtgtgtccctcccgtcccctgtgtgtccctcccgtcccctgtgtgtgtccctcccgtcctgtgtgtccctcccgtcccctgtgtgtccctcccgtcctgtgtgtccctcccgtcccctgtgtgtccctcccgtcctgtgtgtccctcccgtcctgtgtgtccctcccgtcccctgtgtgtccctcccgtcccctgtgtgtgtccctcccgtcccctgtgtgtgtccctcccgtcccctgtgtgtccctcccgtcccctgtgtgtgtccctcccgtcctgtgtgtccctcccgtcccctgtgtgtccctcccgtcctgtgtgtccctcccgtcctgtgtgtccctcccgtcctgtgtgtccctcccgtcctgtgtgtccctcccgtcctgtgtgtccctcccgtcctGTGTGCCCCTCCCGTCCTGTTTGTCCCTCCCgtcctgtgtgtccctcccgtcctgtgtgtccctcccgtcctgtgtgtccctcccgtcctgtgtgtccctcccgtcctgtgtgtccctcccgtcctgtgtgtccctcccgtcctgtgtgtccctcccgtcccctgtgtgtccctcccgtcccctgtgtgtgtccctcccgtcccctgtgtgtgtccctcccgtcccctgtgtgtccctcccgtcccctgtgtgtgtccctcccgtcctgtgtgtccctcccgtcccctgtgtgtccctcccgtcctgtgtgtccctcccgtcctgtgtgtccctcccgtcctgtgtgtccctcccgtcctgtgtgtccctcccgtcctgtgtgtccctcccgtcctgtgtgcccctcccgtcctgtgtgtccctcccgtcctgtgtgtccctcccgtcctgtgtgtccctcccgtcctgtgtgtccctcccgtcctgtgtgtccctcccgtcctgtgtgtccctcccgtcctgtgtgtccctcccgtcccgtgtgtccctcccgtcccgtgtgtccctcccgtcctgtgtgtccctcccgtcccgtgtgtgtgtccctcccgtctcctgtgtgtgtccctcccgtcctgtgtgtccctcccgtcctgtgtgtccctcccgtcccgtgtgtccctcccgtcctgtgtgtccctcccgtcctgtgtgtccctcccgtcctgtgtgtccctcccgtcctgtgtgtccctcccgtcctGTTTGTCCCTCCCGTCCCGTGTGTCCCTCCCGTCCTGTGTGTCCTTCCCgtcctgtgtgtccctcccgtcccgtgtgtgtccctcccgtcctgtgtgtccctcccgtcctgtgtgtccctcccgtcctgtgtgtccctcccgtcccgcgtgtgtgtccctcccgtcccctgtgtgtccctcccgtcctgtgtgtccttcccgtcctgtgtgtccctcccgtcctgtgtgtccttcccgtcctgtgtgtccctcccgtcctgtgtgtccctcccgtcctgtgtgtccctcccgtcccgcgtgtgtgtccctcccgtcccctgtgtgtccctcccgtcctgtgtgtccttcccgtcctgtgtgtccctcccgtcccgtgtgtgtccctcccgtcctgtgtgtccctcccgtcctGTGTGTCCTTCCCGTCCCGTGTGTCCCTCCCGTcccgtgtgtgtccctcccgtcctgtgtgtccctcccgtcccctgtgtgtgtccctcccgtcccgtgtgtccctcccgtcctgtgtgtccctcccgtcctgtgtgtccctcccgtcccctgtgtgtgtccctcccgtcctGTTTGTCCCTCCCGTCCCGTGTCTGTCCCTCCCgtcctgtgtgtccctcccgtcctgtgtgtccctcccgtcccctgtgtgtccctcccgtcccgtgtgtgtccctcccgtcctgtgtgtccctcccgtcccGTGTCTGTCCCTCCCgtcctgtgtgtccctcccgtcctgtgtgtccctcccgtcccctgtgtgtccctcccgtcccgtgtgtgtccctcccgtcccctgtgtccctcccgtcccctgtgtgtccctcccgtcccTTTGTCCCTCCCGTCCCCTGTGTGTCCCTCTCGTcccctgtgtgtccctcccgtcccctgtgtccctcccgtcccctgtgtgtccctcccgtcccctgtgtccctcccgtcccctgtgtccctcccgtcccctgtgtgtgtccctcccgttcCGTGTGTCCTTCCCgtcctgtgtgtccctcccgtcctgtgtgtccctcccgtcctgtgtgtccctcccgtcctatgtgtccctcccgtcctgtgtgtccctcccgtcccgtgtgtccctcccgtcccgtgtgtccctcccgtcctatgtgtccctcccgtccccctgtgtgtccctcccgtcccctgtgtgtccctcccgttccctgtgtccctcccgttccctgtgtgtccctcccgtcccctgtgtccctcccgtcccctgtgtgtccctcccgtcccgtgtgtccctcccgtcccctgtgtgtccctcccgtcccctgtgtcccgtattatatttatattatgcaAGTCACAGTGTCTGACAAGTGCAGGCAACGATTGACTGGTCAGCTGTCCCCAGTACCCACCACCtgcttacctgcttgatggggttctgggagttcttctactccccaagcctggcccgaggccaggctagacttgtgagagtttggtccaccaggctgttgcttgatgcGGCCaggagggccacatacccaccacagatcggctgatccggaacttctcttagaaaacagtccagttttctcttgaagatgtccacggttgttcaggcaatatttcttatagtcgctgggaggacgttgaacaaccgcggacctctgatgtgtatacagtgttctctgattgtgcctatggcacctctgctcttcactggttctattctgtattttcttccatgtcgttcactccagtacgttgttattttactgtgtagattcgggacctggccctccagtattttccatgtgtatattatttggtgtctctctcgtctcctttctagcaagtacatttggagagctttgagacgatcccaataatttaggtgttttatttcgtctatgcgtgccgtatatgttctctgtattccctctatttcaacaatttctcctgctctgaagggggaagtgagtactgagcagtactcgagacgggacaatacagtacttgaagagtacaaccattgtgatgggatccctggatttgaaagttctcgtaatccatccgatcatttttctggctgacgcaatatttgcttggttatgctccctaaacgttaggtcgtcggacatcattattcccaaatccttgacatactgtttttctactatgggaaggcaaattgagccttgcatagtaggctgagaaaggcgttctgcctactaggtacgacatatatatatatatatatgtatatatatatatatatatatatatatatatatatatatatatatatatatatatatatatatatatatatatatatatatatatatatgtcgtacctagtagccagaacgcacttttcagcctactatgcaaggcccgatttgcctaataagccaagttttcctgagtatatatattttctaaattttttttcttatgaaatgataaagctacccatttcattatgtatgaggtcaatttttttttattggagttaaaattaacgtagatatatgcccgaacctaatcaaccctacctaacctaacctaacctatctttataggttaggttaggttaggtagccgaaaaagttagataaggttaggttaggtaggttaggtagtcgaaaaacaattaattcatgaaaacttggcttattaggcaaatcgggccttgcatagtaggcagacaagtgcgttctggctactaggtacgacatatatatatatatatatatatatatatatatatatatatatatatatatatatatatatgtatatatatatatatatatatatatatatatatatatatatatatataatatggtgctgaatatgaccgaaaaggtgagattaataattctaacacgaattttccacaatgtttttcatcactgtcgatggtaattgaaatatctattctcaaaaattcatttttatttttggtctgacgcctgaacacgGTTCATaatacttattacattttcaaagacttaatttacatttttttttcccCAGGGATATTCCTACGTGGAATTTACATATAAAAAAATCAtcgtacttatactcgttttggatgaggtgatatggcacaaaaattttgaatgaggtgacaaacacaagacagaacacgaaacaatgggtataaattgggtatgacaacataagaacggaagcaactgcagaaggcctgttggagcATACCTCCTCTTGCTGCTGCTATGTTGGTtccgagtcttgaagtgggtagaatattgttgtcaattaattggctgttgattgctggagttgactttttgatgtttagtgcctcgctgatgtcgagtctgctgctattgctgtatataccgatgatttctgtgttgcttgttaagatttttctggtgatggtctggttgtgagaatatATTATATGTTTCTTGATGAAGCCCCTGTTGTTTGTAcatagttaatcgcctagaaagagacgtcgttgtcttgcctatatacgagttctttggggcttacagtccccaagcaggcatttgaaggcatagacgacgacgGATTCCTTCAGGACGTTCTGTTGAGCATCTGGGAagattttcatgagtaggttgggcgttttttgttttgtttttgtagtaaattgtcaattgtattttctgatttttgtctgtagggataacgttcctgtcaataatctctttcaggaccctctcctccattttatgagccgtcgaaaggaagttcctgtaaaacggtCTAATAGGGAGTTCAAGTGTTGTGTtacttgactcttcagaggttgcaaggcatttcacctttctttttatgacgtcttcaacaaaaccgttagagaaaccattgttgactaggacctgccttaccttacagagttcttcttcgacttgcttccatcctgagctgtggctgagagcctggtcgatgtaagcattgacaacactcctctcgtacctgtctgggcagtcactattggcattgaggcacattcctatgtctctttccttagtgtagactgcagtgtggaagtgtCCATTCCTttctgtgactgttacatctagaaagggcagtttaCCATCattttccatctcataagtgaaactcaacacagaattctgctcgaattcctctttcagctgctgcagacgtctgacatcaggtactagcataaaaatgtcgtcaacacccctgcagtatatggcgggttttaagtccatgtcaactaagaccctttgCTCAATGGTGCCCATgtatagaagttcgcaaacaggacacctaggggagaacccatagcgaccccatctacttgcttatacatgtcccCATCTGgaatcaagaagggtgcctctttagtgcaggcttggagtagcttcCTTAGTGTGTTGTCTGCTTAATTAATTGATTAATTAacactccaaagttcattttcacattttatttatggtccgacgcctagaagcgtttcacaAGAGACTTCTGTGGGGAAACCTGCCgtgattgatatgagaggagaactactagggacttgtactgtactaaattaaaaaatcACTGTTTacaaaattaattcaactaaagtctctagctagggtcgtaaatcctagctcctctttttcctaatgacagactgtgtgctgtaagggggaggtgggggtgaaTGAAGTAGTTGATTAAAGCTCCACAATCCACCTGCAGGCAATTATCTCACATCAACTTGTATTTTTAATACAAGGATAAGCTTTTAATAAACTCAGTTCcatgactgaacactggttctgtttaaatcagggatttaaacatgtacattgtccagcctagcaccataactatcaacagtcaatattcatttactataaacacaacaatttaaattgtggaAGTatattaaatgaccttaaatgtggtctaagtactattaactaagtacaagagattatattcaattggatgaacttgtatgataactaagtaagcaattgttaacttaatttatatgttcaagtatatatatgtagatatatttgatttatataaagagattcagtcagcctgGTTGAAACTCCTCCCAGCCTAGGGACACTTATGAGTCAGTGAACTTCACGAGTGTCTAGGGGTCCTGGAAAAGATTCAATTGctgcaatattaataaacttactgaaatatgaggcgttgcctcaccctgtaaccgacagacagacttattggatatattaaagttataccAGCATACAAATGGCCAATTAATACACtaacattcaatatacttctctgaatgccgggtgcctgtctgacaagtgtgcCAGACCGGGTAGCTCTATTCCCCgcaaaacacacaccgaaactatgacatttgaacaagttttaacacctaaccagttataacaaccaatatcgcaagttgtaacaacgttctaataggtcataaacatgttaagccaagatgtaatagTTTTATTactagttgtaacaagcggaaaatagagacagttacggtttgtgtttccagggttgtcgagtttaggcacgatattttatgtCACAGCTTTGCTGTAAAATGTTCTAGTAGCATTGTCAATTAATTATGTCCTTAATTGCAGTTGCAATAGGTTAGATAAGTGATGATGGTTGAGGTGGAGACAGCGATActttgtgtgctccactctacacttattTAGATATCTTCTTAGAATTTTTCCTTGttgatatattgtccaggtactcccccagttctagagtaatcactggtgataaagataattgaaTAAGGTGTCCTAAGCTAACTAATGTTCACTAAACACCGACACACAAGTTCACTGTTTGTAAACACACGCTTTCTCCCTCGGGCACCCCAGTAGGTTGCTTACTCCCGAGTTGGCTCCTCCCTTCTTTTTGGAGAAGGTAGCCTTcagtgaatattgattgattatttttactgtctagacatatgattgagataagatgtgattataatataattagatatagtatttaaagattataagtagtactggatagtactattgattcctattaaggatttgatttaatcccTACCGGAAATAGATTCAATTGTtctaatagttttttaattaagaaatccttctagaagcttctggatccttgagaaatcatgcacaaagtcacatagGCAACCAAGGGCCCCATGGCTTTACATGACTATAGTTGGCATTGTCTTGTAGGATCCAGATGTATAATAAATCTgtagtgattctgatatgattttgaaatgattttgttatgatttagatatgatatagaaataatacatttcttagataataatatagatatagtgggtaaaaatttcccacatcttccagagggagtgaACTGGCAGAGTCCAATactaaggacaatagtaaccatatgtattcatttactctccattggattgataacacaagtgcaaattttgcttgcacttttgtgcggcTGTCCATTGTGGACGAGTGtgcctgttaggagtctgtgggtcatgtGGAGTTAAAGGGTCTTGGGGTCTCCCAGGATCTAACTAGCtttctcactgattccatgtgaatGAGTTtgtcaatgtcttcagggaagttgttcctttagacaggagttTGACTATTCTTAAAATCCCCTGAGTATCTGGATGGGCTGAGGCAACTTTAcccaatggccagtcagccctaaggtcatcactgtctaccaagacaatatcgccaggttggagattagatatattatgtgggacattgacctcatagtgatgttctcgtagagatgcaaGATATtcatttgtccaaacatcattctatTTCTGGATtttgctggacagatgcttatacccttgAACCAACTcgatctgacccacatatgaaggATCTctaatctcatcatccactagagatggtactggagtcagaagtcttccatacattaggtgggcaagacttaatggctcatgttgagtaggatcatcaGACAAGTATGTCAACGGCCGgtaattcacccttgattctatttccgtgattactgtctggagttcatgAAGATTGAttatctgacggtgtagagattttctcaaggatcttttgacagttcctattaaccgatcATAAAATCCTCCATGCCATGggactctcggagggataaatttccatctgcaatgacgctgttccagtgtggaagtaactgcaggatgggaacagatttcccataGATATGCTTCTCCAGCCACCAAGTTTGCTCCGgtgtctgaaatcatcagcttagggcatgatcggcatgctgcgaatctgcggaaagcctggataaatgattgagcagtcatatcaggtgttacctctagatgtactgctctGGTGctggcacaggtgaacagacagatctatgccttgataggttgtttatctgcagtccctgttagatatatggctcctgtataatctactccttttGTCTCAAAAAGATGTAGATGGATCACTCGTTCTTTTGGTAGGGGGTAGTGGTccaggataagagcaagttcttgcatcgtaccctcagcatatcatgcaatttttcaagattgatttgactgactgtcttccctgaggaatccaataCTGCTGCCTGAGATGTGTGTGTCTAACACtcttccatgtttgatgatttgttgatgtgtatgtaacacaatcaaccttgtgatccaaagaTGTTTTGGTAAAAACCATGGATGCACAGTATGTAGATTGATATCTgcatgtttaagtctccctccacaatgtAAAATGTGATTTTCTTGATCTATCCACAGacagagattgtgttttaacttatgcggaagatttacatagttattcccataagtttctctctaggcttgtcttacccaataaataagtgcatctggaaaagtgtattttataa
It encodes the following:
- the LOC138350064 gene encoding uncharacterized protein → MTAQSFIQAFRRFAACRSCPKLMISDTGANLVAGEAYLWEICSHPAVTSTLEQRHCRWKFIPPRVPWHGGFYDRLIGTVKRSLRKSLHRQIINLHELQTVITEIESRVNYRPLTYLSDDPTQHEPLSLAHLMYGRLLTPVPSLVDDEIRDPSYVGQIELVQGYKHLSSKIQK